Proteins encoded within one genomic window of Mycolicibacterium aubagnense:
- a CDS encoding DUF488 domain-containing protein — MSDTARVYDPVDPAQPPRVTVDRLWPRGIRKEDPRVGTWMPHVAPSNELRTWYHAHLDQHDDFAARYREELAGSDELAKLRALGPVTLTTAAKDIAISHVPVLAEVLQQD; from the coding sequence ATGAGCGACACTGCTCGGGTGTACGACCCGGTTGATCCAGCCCAGCCGCCCCGGGTCACGGTGGACCGGTTGTGGCCCAGGGGAATTCGCAAGGAAGACCCACGGGTCGGCACGTGGATGCCGCATGTCGCGCCGTCGAACGAACTGCGCACGTGGTACCACGCGCATCTGGACCAGCACGACGACTTCGCCGCCCGCTACCGCGAGGAGCTGGCTGGCTCCGACGAATTGGCCAAGCTCCGGGCGCTGGGCCCCGTCACTCTGACGACCGCGGCCAAGGACATCGCCATCAGCCACGTGCCGGTGTTGGCGGAGGTCCTGCAGCAGGACTGA
- a CDS encoding TDT family transporter, which translates to MSTDAPETARLQYFGPNWFASVMGTGIVATAAASLPVQLPGLRGFAEGVWVIATALLVLLIVAVSVQWVRHPKVARGQVRNPQMTHFYGAAPMALMTVGLGALLIGKDLIGTRFAVDLDWVLWTAGTIGGLFTAMTIPFLMFTQLEVGPDAAFGGWLMPVVPPMVSAASGALLLPHLEPGTARTTMFYGCFAMFGLSLIAALIIITMIWSRLAHYGTSGSARVPTLWIVLGPLGQGITAAGLLGTAAASAISPELAAGMNIFAVLFGVPVWGFAVLWISLASALTVRTMRRGMPFALTWWSLTFPVGTFVTGTSQLAAHTGLPAFRVAAVVAYVFLLGTWALVAVRTLRGSVGGSLFTPPPAPAPIHKDPK; encoded by the coding sequence GTGAGTACCGACGCACCCGAGACTGCCCGACTGCAATATTTCGGCCCCAACTGGTTCGCGTCCGTAATGGGCACCGGCATCGTCGCCACCGCAGCCGCGTCGCTGCCGGTGCAGCTGCCCGGGTTGCGGGGCTTCGCCGAAGGCGTGTGGGTGATCGCCACCGCCTTGCTGGTGCTGCTGATCGTCGCGGTGTCGGTGCAGTGGGTCCGCCACCCCAAGGTGGCTCGCGGCCAGGTGCGCAATCCGCAGATGACGCACTTCTACGGCGCGGCACCGATGGCACTGATGACCGTCGGCCTCGGCGCCCTGCTGATCGGCAAGGACCTGATCGGCACGCGCTTCGCTGTCGACCTCGACTGGGTGCTGTGGACCGCGGGCACCATCGGCGGCCTGTTCACCGCGATGACCATCCCGTTCCTGATGTTCACGCAGCTGGAGGTCGGGCCGGACGCCGCGTTCGGCGGCTGGCTGATGCCCGTCGTGCCCCCGATGGTGTCGGCGGCGTCGGGCGCGCTGCTGCTGCCGCATCTGGAGCCCGGCACCGCCCGCACGACGATGTTCTACGGCTGCTTCGCGATGTTCGGGCTGTCACTGATCGCGGCGCTGATCATCATCACGATGATCTGGAGCCGGCTGGCGCACTACGGCACCTCGGGCTCCGCGCGCGTGCCGACGTTGTGGATCGTGCTGGGCCCGTTGGGGCAGGGCATCACCGCGGCGGGGTTGCTGGGAACCGCGGCGGCCTCGGCCATCAGCCCCGAGCTGGCGGCGGGCATGAACATCTTCGCCGTGCTGTTCGGCGTCCCCGTGTGGGGCTTCGCGGTGCTGTGGATCAGCCTGGCCAGCGCGCTGACCGTGCGGACCATGCGGCGCGGCATGCCGTTCGCGCTGACGTGGTGGAGCCTGACGTTCCCCGTCGGCACCTTCGTCACCGGTACGTCGCAGCTCGCCGCGCATACCGGCCTGCCCGCGTTCCGCGTCGCCGCCGTCGTGGCATACGTCTTCCTGCTGGGGACCTGGGCACTGGTGGCGGTTCGCACTTTGCGTGGCAGTGTCGGAGGCAGCCTGTTCACCCCGCCACCTGCTCCGGCACCCATCCACAAGGACCCGAAATGA
- a CDS encoding TIGR03564 family F420-dependent LLM class oxidoreductase: protein MVRYSQVTQTGLKEHPVKISIFGSLSGFTSPVDDTVAYLAQLREEGFRRAWFAQMPYEPDLLTVLTVGLREVDGIEVGTGVLPIQNQHPMLLAQRALTISQMSGGRLLLGLGMTHQAVTEGMWGIPWDKPVRRLGEYLDGLLPLLNGEKADASGETVTTRGALIIPGAPTPPVYIAALGPKLLQIAGRRSSGTVTWMTGPKTLAGHVSPTLRQAAADAGRADAVRVVAAIPVSVTDDVDGARKQAAEQFAIYGHLPSYRAMLDREGYAGPEDVAIIGDEQTVRDRLAEIEAAGVDEYVGVTFDPSAEGRARTRAVLKNIES, encoded by the coding sequence ATGGTTCGATACTCACAGGTGACCCAGACCGGCCTCAAGGAGCATCCCGTGAAGATCAGCATTTTCGGTTCGTTGAGTGGTTTCACATCTCCCGTCGATGACACCGTCGCGTACCTCGCTCAGCTGCGTGAGGAGGGTTTCCGTCGGGCCTGGTTCGCCCAGATGCCTTACGAGCCAGACCTTCTCACCGTGTTGACGGTCGGGCTGCGGGAAGTCGACGGCATCGAAGTCGGCACCGGCGTGTTGCCCATCCAGAATCAGCATCCGATGCTGCTGGCGCAGCGGGCGCTGACCATCAGCCAGATGTCGGGCGGACGGCTGCTGCTCGGGCTGGGGATGACGCACCAGGCCGTCACCGAGGGCATGTGGGGTATCCCGTGGGACAAGCCGGTGCGCAGGCTGGGTGAGTACCTGGACGGTCTGCTACCGCTGCTGAACGGCGAGAAGGCTGACGCGAGCGGCGAGACGGTGACCACCCGCGGTGCGCTGATCATCCCCGGTGCCCCGACCCCGCCCGTGTACATCGCCGCCCTCGGGCCGAAGCTGCTGCAGATCGCCGGACGGCGTTCCTCGGGCACGGTGACCTGGATGACCGGGCCGAAAACCCTTGCGGGCCACGTCAGCCCGACACTGCGTCAAGCGGCGGCCGACGCCGGCCGGGCCGACGCCGTCCGGGTGGTGGCAGCCATTCCGGTCTCGGTGACCGACGACGTCGACGGCGCCCGCAAGCAGGCCGCTGAGCAGTTCGCGATCTACGGGCACCTGCCGTCGTACCGCGCGATGCTCGACCGGGAGGGCTACGCCGGACCGGAGGACGTCGCGATCATCGGCGACGAGCAGACGGTGCGTGATCGCCTCGCCGAGATCGAAGCCGCCGGCGTCGACGAATACGTCGGCGTGACGTTCGATCCGTCCGCCGAAGGACGGGCTCGCACCCGCGCGGTGCTGAAGAACATCGAATCTTGA
- a CDS encoding VIT1/CCC1 transporter family protein, producing the protein MAISSHAAEPHEGSVASKLNWLRAGVLGANDGIVSTAGIVVGVAAATAERGPIFTAGMAGLVAGAVSMALGEYVSVSSQRDTERALLAKERRELKEDPAAELDELASLLEGRGLSPSTARTAAEELTDHNAFAAHAVVELGITPGDLSNPWAAAFSSAVAFTVGALLPLVAILLPPTDYRVPVTMFAVLLALAITGVVSARLGGASVGKAVARNVIGGALALGATYAVGHLVGGVVA; encoded by the coding sequence ATGGCGATCTCGTCGCATGCAGCCGAGCCTCATGAGGGTTCGGTTGCGTCGAAACTGAACTGGTTGCGCGCCGGCGTGCTCGGCGCCAACGACGGCATTGTGTCCACCGCCGGCATCGTGGTCGGTGTCGCAGCCGCGACGGCAGAGCGCGGGCCCATCTTCACCGCAGGTATGGCCGGACTGGTGGCCGGCGCGGTGTCGATGGCATTGGGCGAATACGTGTCGGTGAGCTCCCAGCGCGACACCGAACGGGCTCTGCTGGCCAAAGAACGTCGTGAGCTCAAAGAGGACCCCGCCGCCGAACTCGATGAACTGGCCAGTCTGCTGGAAGGCAGAGGCCTGTCGCCGTCGACCGCGCGCACGGCGGCGGAGGAACTCACCGATCACAACGCGTTCGCGGCGCACGCGGTCGTCGAATTGGGTATCACCCCAGGGGATTTGTCGAACCCGTGGGCGGCCGCCTTCTCGTCCGCGGTGGCGTTCACCGTCGGGGCGTTGTTGCCGTTGGTGGCGATACTGCTGCCGCCGACGGACTACCGGGTTCCGGTGACCATGTTCGCGGTGCTCCTGGCATTGGCCATCACCGGGGTGGTGTCGGCCCGGCTCGGCGGCGCATCCGTCGGAAAGGCGGTGGCTCGCAACGTGATAGGCGGCGCCCTGGCATTGGGCGCCACCTATGCCGTCGGCCATCTCGTGGGCGGCGTCGTCGCCTGA
- a CDS encoding helix-turn-helix domain-containing protein, giving the protein MRELGRRALVDLLGEEGAYRTLNGLDIDLPDDDVFEEREPEPDPVLADFYSGNSLRALADARDGLAAAKERYDQAVLHARAAGWTWPEIARVLGVSKQALHSRFRDRAG; this is encoded by the coding sequence ATGCGTGAACTGGGTCGTCGTGCGCTGGTGGATCTCCTGGGCGAGGAGGGCGCGTATCGAACCCTCAATGGCCTCGATATCGACTTGCCCGATGATGACGTGTTCGAGGAGCGTGAACCGGAACCCGATCCGGTGTTGGCCGATTTCTACAGTGGAAACAGCTTGCGTGCGTTGGCCGACGCCCGTGACGGGCTGGCTGCCGCAAAGGAGCGCTATGACCAGGCCGTCCTTCACGCTCGAGCTGCTGGGTGGACGTGGCCTGAGATAGCGAGGGTTCTCGGCGTTTCCAAGCAGGCGCTGCACAGCCGGTTCCGTGACCGGGCCGGTTGA
- the phaZ gene encoding poly(3-hydroxyalkanoate) depolymerase: protein MTATERYVSVGGQRLRVRVDRGTDPSAVPLVLCNGIGASLEVLDPFVEHLPATTVIRFDVPGTGGSPTSFAPYGFPYLAWVLGRTLNKLGFTVVDILGLSWGGALAQQFAFQNPRRCRRLVLVATGTGAVMIPGHPRVLAKMVTPKRFSNAGYAASIAGELYGGTVRQHGEDIAKLFRQQLHAGSKVGYVHQLLAGAVWTSIHALPAVRQETLIVAGTDDPIIPVANARIMNFLMPHSHLYLHSGGHVDLITNAGELAPVIATFLSEPGERA from the coding sequence ATGACCGCGACCGAGCGGTATGTGTCGGTCGGTGGTCAGCGACTGCGGGTCCGCGTTGACCGGGGCACCGACCCGAGTGCGGTCCCGCTGGTGCTGTGCAACGGCATCGGTGCCAGTCTGGAGGTGCTCGACCCCTTCGTCGAGCACCTGCCGGCCACCACGGTGATCCGGTTCGATGTACCCGGAACCGGGGGCTCGCCAACGTCGTTCGCGCCCTATGGTTTTCCCTACCTGGCCTGGGTGCTGGGCCGGACGCTGAACAAGCTGGGGTTCACCGTGGTCGATATCCTCGGCCTGTCGTGGGGTGGCGCCCTGGCCCAGCAGTTCGCGTTCCAGAACCCCCGGCGCTGCCGGCGGCTGGTGCTGGTGGCCACCGGGACCGGTGCGGTGATGATTCCCGGGCACCCTCGGGTCCTCGCGAAAATGGTTACCCCGAAACGGTTCTCGAATGCCGGCTATGCGGCGTCGATCGCCGGCGAGCTCTACGGCGGCACCGTGCGGCAGCACGGAGAGGACATCGCCAAGCTGTTCAGGCAACAGCTGCATGCCGGTTCGAAGGTCGGATACGTGCACCAGTTGTTGGCGGGTGCGGTGTGGACGAGCATCCACGCACTGCCCGCGGTTCGTCAGGAGACCCTGATCGTCGCGGGCACCGACGACCCGATCATCCCGGTGGCCAACGCCCGGATCATGAATTTCCTGATGCCGCACTCACATTTGTATCTGCACTCCGGCGGACACGTCGACCTCATCACCAATGCCGGCGAACTGGCACCGGTGATCGCCACGTTCCTCAGCGAGCCCGGGGAACGCGCCTAA
- a CDS encoding PHA/PHB synthase family protein yields the protein MATLHPEELAAPLDLLLTSATKPFARRMMPDQAWARMAASLATQPGTVLERGKELARELGSIAAGDCDLAPQRADKRFSDPAWQQNPVLHRIMQGYLAASDTAEKLFSDADLDWRDEARMRFVFDNAIEGLAPTNNPLISPLGWKAMIDTGGLSAVRGLKAFARDMMSSPRVPAMVEPDAYTVGETVAVTKGAVVLQTRMFELIQYAPQTPTVHSVPLLMVPPVINKYYIMDIAPGRSMIEYFVQQGQQVFAISWRNPQARHKDWDVNAYGAAIIEAIDAVRAITGAAGTHLMASCSGGIITAMTAAHLAETGDGDKVASLTLAVTVLDQDRAGFASAAMSDRAAQAAIATSARKGYLDGKAMAEMFAWLRPTDLVWRYWVNNYVQGRSPAAFDVLFWNADTTRMAAALHRDMVLMGLNNSLVTPGAASMLGTPVDLSKITCDAYVIGGIADHISPWQATYRSAKLLGSKDNRYVLSTSGHIAALVNPPGNPKASYRIAQVQDGTPEQWLAEAEKSSDSWWPDYVAWLAERSGDDVEAPRTLGAEGFVATGPAPGTYVLQK from the coding sequence ATGGCAACCCTGCACCCCGAAGAACTGGCTGCACCACTGGACCTGCTGCTGACCAGCGCCACCAAACCTTTCGCGCGCCGGATGATGCCCGACCAGGCCTGGGCCCGGATGGCCGCCAGCCTGGCCACGCAGCCCGGTACCGTGCTGGAGCGCGGCAAGGAGCTGGCCCGCGAACTCGGCAGCATCGCCGCCGGGGACTGCGATCTGGCGCCGCAGCGGGCGGACAAGCGGTTCAGCGACCCTGCGTGGCAACAGAATCCGGTGCTACACCGCATCATGCAGGGCTACCTGGCCGCGTCGGATACTGCCGAGAAGCTGTTCTCCGACGCCGATCTGGACTGGCGCGACGAAGCGCGGATGCGGTTCGTCTTCGACAACGCCATCGAGGGTCTCGCGCCCACCAACAACCCGTTGATCAGCCCGCTGGGCTGGAAGGCGATGATCGACACCGGTGGCCTCAGCGCCGTTCGCGGCCTGAAAGCCTTTGCCCGGGACATGATGTCGTCGCCGCGAGTGCCAGCCATGGTCGAGCCCGACGCCTACACCGTCGGCGAGACGGTGGCCGTCACCAAAGGCGCGGTGGTGCTGCAGACCCGGATGTTCGAGCTGATCCAGTACGCACCACAGACCCCGACGGTGCACTCGGTGCCGCTGCTGATGGTGCCGCCGGTGATCAACAAGTACTACATCATGGACATCGCCCCCGGCCGCAGCATGATCGAGTACTTCGTGCAACAGGGGCAGCAGGTCTTCGCCATCTCGTGGCGCAATCCTCAAGCACGGCACAAGGATTGGGACGTCAATGCCTACGGTGCGGCGATCATCGAGGCGATCGACGCGGTGCGGGCCATCACCGGCGCGGCCGGCACCCACCTGATGGCGAGCTGCTCCGGCGGCATCATCACCGCCATGACCGCGGCGCATCTGGCCGAGACCGGCGACGGCGACAAAGTCGCCAGCCTCACCCTGGCGGTGACGGTGCTGGATCAGGACCGGGCCGGATTCGCCTCTGCCGCAATGAGTGACCGCGCAGCGCAGGCCGCGATCGCCACGTCAGCCCGCAAGGGCTACCTGGACGGCAAGGCCATGGCCGAGATGTTCGCCTGGCTGCGACCGACCGATCTGGTCTGGCGGTACTGGGTCAACAATTACGTGCAGGGCCGCAGTCCGGCGGCGTTCGACGTGCTGTTCTGGAACGCCGACACCACCCGGATGGCGGCCGCGCTGCACCGCGACATGGTGCTGATGGGCCTGAACAATTCGCTGGTCACCCCGGGTGCCGCGAGCATGCTCGGCACGCCCGTCGACCTGTCCAAGATCACCTGCGATGCCTACGTCATCGGCGGTATCGCCGATCATATCTCACCGTGGCAGGCCACCTATCGCAGCGCGAAGTTGTTGGGCAGCAAGGACAACCGCTATGTGCTGTCGACCAGCGGCCACATCGCCGCGCTCGTCAACCCGCCGGGCAACCCGAAGGCGTCATACCGGATCGCGCAGGTGCAGGACGGGACGCCCGAGCAATGGCTCGCGGAGGCCGAAAAGTCGAGCGACTCATGGTGGCCCGACTACGTCGCATGGCTGGCAGAGCGCAGCGGTGACGACGTCGAGGCACCCAGGACGTTGGGCGCCGAAGGCTTCGTCGCCACCGGCCCGGCGCCCGGCACGTACGTGCTGCAGAAATGA
- a CDS encoding long-chain-fatty-acid--CoA ligase gives MTNLSHNLVASRTRRPDHVALRCDDQTYTYAQFDDAAARVATLLQQAGIEPGDRVGVMLPNGPAFAAAFYGIMYAGAVAVPMNPLLKAPEIEFYLSNTTARALFATPAFADEAEAGTEAARAGCWVVDDAGLAALIADLPAQPAPVERADDDTAVVLHTSGTTGKPKGAELTHGGLGRNADVCVRTLLNIGPDDVVMGCLPLFHVFGLTCGLNSAVLAGATLSLLPRFDPAKALELVERDGVTIFEGVPTMYSALLAAAGSASTETLRVAVSGGAAIPVQVLQDFETTFDCPVLEGYGLSETSPVAAFNHPDRPRKPGSIGTPVEGVQMRVVDNDGVEVAQGEPGEIEIRGHNVMKGYWNLPDATAGAINADGWFATGDIARTDEDGYYYIVDRKKALIIRGGFNVYPREIEEVLYTHPAVAEAAVVGIPHDSLGEEVGAAISLKPGIEVAADELREFVKSQVAAYKYPRRIWFLDDLPKGPTGKLLRREITVPTTESDK, from the coding sequence ATGACCAACCTGAGCCACAACCTCGTCGCCAGCCGGACCCGTCGCCCCGACCATGTGGCCCTGCGCTGCGACGACCAGACCTACACGTACGCCCAGTTCGACGATGCCGCCGCGCGCGTCGCGACGCTGCTGCAGCAGGCCGGCATCGAGCCGGGCGACCGCGTCGGCGTCATGCTGCCGAACGGGCCGGCCTTCGCTGCCGCGTTCTACGGGATCATGTACGCCGGCGCCGTCGCGGTGCCGATGAACCCGCTGCTCAAAGCGCCGGAGATCGAGTTCTACCTCTCCAATACGACGGCCAGGGCGTTGTTCGCGACGCCGGCCTTCGCCGACGAAGCGGAGGCCGGCACCGAGGCTGCACGCGCAGGCTGCTGGGTGGTGGACGACGCCGGGCTGGCGGCGCTGATCGCGGACCTGCCCGCGCAACCCGCGCCGGTCGAGCGGGCCGACGACGACACCGCCGTCGTCCTGCACACGTCGGGTACGACGGGCAAGCCGAAGGGCGCCGAGCTGACCCACGGTGGCTTGGGCCGCAACGCCGACGTCTGCGTACGGACCCTGCTGAACATCGGGCCCGACGACGTGGTGATGGGCTGCTTGCCGCTGTTCCATGTGTTCGGCCTGACGTGCGGCCTGAACTCGGCCGTGCTGGCCGGCGCGACGCTGAGCCTGCTGCCGCGGTTCGATCCGGCGAAGGCCCTGGAGTTGGTCGAGCGGGACGGCGTCACGATCTTCGAGGGCGTGCCGACGATGTACTCGGCGCTGCTGGCGGCGGCCGGCTCGGCTTCGACGGAGACGCTACGGGTGGCGGTCTCGGGCGGCGCGGCCATTCCGGTCCAGGTGCTGCAGGACTTCGAGACGACCTTCGACTGCCCGGTGCTGGAGGGCTACGGCCTGTCCGAGACCTCGCCGGTGGCGGCGTTCAACCACCCGGACCGCCCGCGCAAGCCCGGCTCGATCGGCACGCCGGTCGAAGGGGTCCAGATGCGGGTGGTCGACAACGACGGCGTAGAGGTCGCACAAGGCGAGCCGGGCGAAATTGAGATCCGCGGCCACAACGTCATGAAGGGCTACTGGAACCTGCCGGATGCCACGGCGGGAGCGATCAACGCGGATGGCTGGTTCGCCACCGGCGACATCGCCCGGACCGACGAAGACGGCTACTACTACATCGTCGACCGCAAGAAGGCGCTCATCATCCGCGGCGGTTTCAACGTCTACCCCCGCGAGATCGAAGAAGTGCTCTACACCCACCCAGCGGTCGCCGAGGCGGCTGTGGTGGGCATCCCGCACGACTCGCTCGGCGAGGAGGTCGGCGCCGCCATCAGCCTCAAGCCCGGCATCGAGGTCGCCGCCGATGAACTCCGTGAGTTCGTCAAGAGCCAGGTGGCCGCCTACAAGTACCCGCGACGCATCTGGTTCCTCGACGACCTGCCCAAGGGTCCGACCGGAAAGCTGCTCCGCCGCGAAATCACCGTTCCCACAACCGAAAGCGACAAGTGA